In Osmia lignaria lignaria isolate PbOS001 chromosome 5, iyOsmLign1, whole genome shotgun sequence, a single genomic region encodes these proteins:
- the LOC117609807 gene encoding uncharacterized protein LOC117609807 isoform X2 → MFMAETKTRNGTAGVPLCGTALLSPCTNTTCALLCTPRGNDSDMAVPGPSSTTKTLDVDNESGSDSGMAVSGSSSATKSLDVDNESGNDSGMAVSGPSSAIKILDVDNESGSMFSAPPPKKIFARQKFRDAWLQDSKFASWLKKCDNPYKAKCVVCNSTFTAGKSDLLKHMKTIVHTISMQKRGLEEGDATTEDVQVINFQNDIKKAELRFCLDIIEHSRSFHSFEHFANIIAVPDSPVGKNIFFKRTKISAIIKNVLNKYIVSEMSVILQNKVFSVIVDESTDISGTKNLCILVRYVHEGHIQTYLLDYLRVMDDTAENLYKCFLCSLEKHNLSVTNIVGIGVDNANVMLGKQNLLISHLLEDNEEVSVFPCTSHTMHLIAYHATDCLPHYIEQFLHAIPSYFSKSSKRQTVLENTQQLMKAARKKVIHPAITRWLALSECIEVVLDQWTVLFTVFAEAVIEDKSNTATRIFDCFNCLYTKAYLQFLNYILQIFTHFNTTFQSSIILVHRLIEECVRFLRLLGSNFLQPQCVETNVQNANIYEENNLLPLEDIFIGTEAAITINEIRNINCADSNDKIVEFYRNIRKFYQCSFENAVKRFPLKEQFLYSLEFLDPVVTLDLTKHKNQIDCIINKFKSKFRSTRVANEWRLMPFYFSQEEKQKLLKLDIPRFWNSVSKITDSAGNQIFYNISSVAHLCLTLPHSNADVERFFSLVTKIKTKERNRLKPAMISAVMRIKLHLKNKNKNCVTYEIPDGMLELYNSNMYRST, encoded by the exons atgtttatggctgagacgaaaacaagaaacggaacagcaggggttccgttgtgcggcacggctttacTATCACCTTGTACTAATACGACTTGTGCACTGTTGTGCACACCACGTG GTAATGATAGCGATATGGCTGTTCCTGGCCCAAGTTCAACTACTAAAACCTTGGATGTAGACAATGAATCAG GCAGTGATAGCGGTATGGCTGTTTCTGGCTCAAGTTCAGCTACTAAATCCTTGGATGTAGACAATGAATCAG GCAATGATAGTGGTATGGCTGTTTCTGGTCCAAGTTCAGCTATTAAAATCTTGGATGTAGACAATGAATCAG GCAGCATGTTTTCTGCGCCTCCTCCGAAAAAAATTTTTGCAAGGCAAAAATTTCGAGATGCCTGGTTGCAAGATTCAAAATTTGCATCGTGGTTAAAAAAGTGCGACAATCCATATAAAGCTAAGTGTGTCGTTTGCAACAGTACGTTCACGGCCGGAAAAAGTGACCTCCTTAAACATATGAAGACCATTGTGCACACTATAAGTATGCAAAAGAGAGGACTAGAAGAAGGAGATGCTACAACAGAAGATGTACAGGTCATCAATTTTCAGAACGATATTAAAAAAGCTGAATTACGATTCTGTTTGGACATTATTGAGCATAGTCGAAGCTTCCATTCGTTTGAACATTTTGCTAACATAATTGCAGTACCTGATTCGCCAGTAGGAAAAAACATATTCTTCAAAAGAACGAAAATTAGcgcaataataaaaaatgttctAAACAAATATATTGTTTCTGAAATGTCTGTAATCTTACAGAACAAGGTATTTTCTGTTATAGTAGATGAAAGTACTGATATTTCGGGAAcaaaaaatttatgtatattagTTAGATATGTGCACGAAGGACACATACAAACATATTTGTTAGATTATTTGCGTGTCATGGATGATACGGCAGAAAATCTATATAAATGCTTTCTGTGCTCATTAGAAAAGCATAACTTATCTGTAACAAATATAGTTGGTATCGGCGTTGATAATGCAAATGTGATGTTGGGTAAGCAGAACTTgttaatttctcatttattaGAAGATAACGAGGAAGTTTCTGTCTTCCCATGCACTTCTCACACCATGCATTTAATTGCATATCATGCAACGGATTGCCTTCCACATTATATTGAGCAGTTTCTTCATGCAATTCCATCCTACTTTTCTAAAAGTTCAAAAAGGCAAACTGTGTTAGAAAACACTCAACAGTTAATGAAAGCTGCACGAAAAAAAGTTATTCATCCTGCTATAACTCGATGGCTGGCATTATCAGAATGCATCGAAGTTGTGCTAGATCAATGGACAGTTTTGTTTACTGTGTTTGCAGAGGCCGTCATTGAGGATAAATCGAACACTGCCACCAGAATTTTCGATTGCTTTAATTGTCTTTACACGAAGGCATATCTGCAGTTTCTAAATTACATATTACAAATATTCACCCATTTTAATACAACTTTTCAGTCATCCATAATTTTGGTACATCGCTTGATAGAAGAGTGTGTTCGATTTTTGAGGCTTTTGGGGAGTAATTTCTTGCAACCACAGTGTGTCGAAACAAATGTGCAAAACGCCAACATTTATGAAGAAAACAATTTGCTTCCTCTTGAAGACATTTTCATTGGTACTGAAGCTGCCATCACAATTAACGAAATCAGAAACATAAATTGCGCAGACAGTAATGacaaaattgttgaattttatagaaatattagGAAATTCTACCAGTGTTCTTTTGAAAATGCGGTAAAGAGATTTCCATTAAaggaacaatttttatattccttAGAGTTCTTGGATCCGGTAGTAACCTTGGACCTAACAAAGCATAAAAATCAGATAgattgtattataaataaatttaagtctAAATTTCGGAGCACTCGTGTGGCAAATGAATGGCGTTTAATGccgttttatttttcacaagaagaaaagcaaaaattgttaaaattagaCATTCCACGATTTTGGAATTCAGTCAGTAAGATCACCGATTCTGCTGGTAACcaaattttttacaatatttcaagTGTAGCACATTTATGTTTGACGTTACCACACTCGAACGCCGATGTAGAGAGATTTTTTTCACTAGTCACAAAAattaaaacgaaagaaagaaacagattAAAACCTGCCATGATAAGTGCAGTTATGCGAAtcaaattacatttaaaaaataaaaataaaaattgcgttACATATGAAATTCCTGACGGAATGTTGGAATTGTACAATTCAAACATGTATCGTTCAACATAA
- the LOC117609807 gene encoding uncharacterized protein LOC117609807 isoform X4 translates to MKRKSGNDSDMAVPGPSSTTKTLDVDNESGSDSGMAVSGSSSATKSLDVDNESGNDSGMAVSGPSSAIKILDVDNESGSMFSAPPPKKIFARQKFRDAWLQDSKFASWLKKCDNPYKAKCVVCNSTFTAGKSDLLKHMKTIVHTISMQKRGLEEGDATTEDVQVINFQNDIKKAELRFCLDIIEHSRSFHSFEHFANIIAVPDSPVGKNIFFKRTKISAIIKNVLNKYIVSEMSVILQNKVFSVIVDESTDISGTKNLCILVRYVHEGHIQTYLLDYLRVMDDTAENLYKCFLCSLEKHNLSVTNIVGIGVDNANVMLGKQNLLISHLLEDNEEVSVFPCTSHTMHLIAYHATDCLPHYIEQFLHAIPSYFSKSSKRQTVLENTQQLMKAARKKVIHPAITRWLALSECIEVVLDQWTVLFTVFAEAVIEDKSNTATRIFDCFNCLYTKAYLQFLNYILQIFTHFNTTFQSSIILVHRLIEECVRFLRLLGSNFLQPQCVETNVQNANIYEENNLLPLEDIFIGTEAAITINEIRNINCADSNDKIVEFYRNIRKFYQCSFENAVKRFPLKEQFLYSLEFLDPVVTLDLTKHKNQIDCIINKFKSKFRSTRVANEWRLMPFYFSQEEKQKLLKLDIPRFWNSVSKITDSAGNQIFYNISSVAHLCLTLPHSNADVERFFSLVTKIKTKERNRLKPAMISAVMRIKLHLKNKNKNCVTYEIPDGMLELYNSNMYRST, encoded by the exons ATGAAGAGGAAGTCAG GTAATGATAGCGATATGGCTGTTCCTGGCCCAAGTTCAACTACTAAAACCTTGGATGTAGACAATGAATCAG GCAGTGATAGCGGTATGGCTGTTTCTGGCTCAAGTTCAGCTACTAAATCCTTGGATGTAGACAATGAATCAG GCAATGATAGTGGTATGGCTGTTTCTGGTCCAAGTTCAGCTATTAAAATCTTGGATGTAGACAATGAATCAG GCAGCATGTTTTCTGCGCCTCCTCCGAAAAAAATTTTTGCAAGGCAAAAATTTCGAGATGCCTGGTTGCAAGATTCAAAATTTGCATCGTGGTTAAAAAAGTGCGACAATCCATATAAAGCTAAGTGTGTCGTTTGCAACAGTACGTTCACGGCCGGAAAAAGTGACCTCCTTAAACATATGAAGACCATTGTGCACACTATAAGTATGCAAAAGAGAGGACTAGAAGAAGGAGATGCTACAACAGAAGATGTACAGGTCATCAATTTTCAGAACGATATTAAAAAAGCTGAATTACGATTCTGTTTGGACATTATTGAGCATAGTCGAAGCTTCCATTCGTTTGAACATTTTGCTAACATAATTGCAGTACCTGATTCGCCAGTAGGAAAAAACATATTCTTCAAAAGAACGAAAATTAGcgcaataataaaaaatgttctAAACAAATATATTGTTTCTGAAATGTCTGTAATCTTACAGAACAAGGTATTTTCTGTTATAGTAGATGAAAGTACTGATATTTCGGGAAcaaaaaatttatgtatattagTTAGATATGTGCACGAAGGACACATACAAACATATTTGTTAGATTATTTGCGTGTCATGGATGATACGGCAGAAAATCTATATAAATGCTTTCTGTGCTCATTAGAAAAGCATAACTTATCTGTAACAAATATAGTTGGTATCGGCGTTGATAATGCAAATGTGATGTTGGGTAAGCAGAACTTgttaatttctcatttattaGAAGATAACGAGGAAGTTTCTGTCTTCCCATGCACTTCTCACACCATGCATTTAATTGCATATCATGCAACGGATTGCCTTCCACATTATATTGAGCAGTTTCTTCATGCAATTCCATCCTACTTTTCTAAAAGTTCAAAAAGGCAAACTGTGTTAGAAAACACTCAACAGTTAATGAAAGCTGCACGAAAAAAAGTTATTCATCCTGCTATAACTCGATGGCTGGCATTATCAGAATGCATCGAAGTTGTGCTAGATCAATGGACAGTTTTGTTTACTGTGTTTGCAGAGGCCGTCATTGAGGATAAATCGAACACTGCCACCAGAATTTTCGATTGCTTTAATTGTCTTTACACGAAGGCATATCTGCAGTTTCTAAATTACATATTACAAATATTCACCCATTTTAATACAACTTTTCAGTCATCCATAATTTTGGTACATCGCTTGATAGAAGAGTGTGTTCGATTTTTGAGGCTTTTGGGGAGTAATTTCTTGCAACCACAGTGTGTCGAAACAAATGTGCAAAACGCCAACATTTATGAAGAAAACAATTTGCTTCCTCTTGAAGACATTTTCATTGGTACTGAAGCTGCCATCACAATTAACGAAATCAGAAACATAAATTGCGCAGACAGTAATGacaaaattgttgaattttatagaaatattagGAAATTCTACCAGTGTTCTTTTGAAAATGCGGTAAAGAGATTTCCATTAAaggaacaatttttatattccttAGAGTTCTTGGATCCGGTAGTAACCTTGGACCTAACAAAGCATAAAAATCAGATAgattgtattataaataaatttaagtctAAATTTCGGAGCACTCGTGTGGCAAATGAATGGCGTTTAATGccgttttatttttcacaagaagaaaagcaaaaattgttaaaattagaCATTCCACGATTTTGGAATTCAGTCAGTAAGATCACCGATTCTGCTGGTAACcaaattttttacaatatttcaagTGTAGCACATTTATGTTTGACGTTACCACACTCGAACGCCGATGTAGAGAGATTTTTTTCACTAGTCACAAAAattaaaacgaaagaaagaaacagattAAAACCTGCCATGATAAGTGCAGTTATGCGAAtcaaattacatttaaaaaataaaaataaaaattgcgttACATATGAAATTCCTGACGGAATGTTGGAATTGTACAATTCAAACATGTATCGTTCAACATAA
- the LOC117609807 gene encoding uncharacterized protein LOC117609807 isoform X6, with product MAVPGPSSTTKTLDVDNESGNDSGMAVSGPSSAIKILDVDNESGSMFSAPPPKKIFARQKFRDAWLQDSKFASWLKKCDNPYKAKCVVCNSTFTAGKSDLLKHMKTIVHTISMQKRGLEEGDATTEDVQVINFQNDIKKAELRFCLDIIEHSRSFHSFEHFANIIAVPDSPVGKNIFFKRTKISAIIKNVLNKYIVSEMSVILQNKVFSVIVDESTDISGTKNLCILVRYVHEGHIQTYLLDYLRVMDDTAENLYKCFLCSLEKHNLSVTNIVGIGVDNANVMLGKQNLLISHLLEDNEEVSVFPCTSHTMHLIAYHATDCLPHYIEQFLHAIPSYFSKSSKRQTVLENTQQLMKAARKKVIHPAITRWLALSECIEVVLDQWTVLFTVFAEAVIEDKSNTATRIFDCFNCLYTKAYLQFLNYILQIFTHFNTTFQSSIILVHRLIEECVRFLRLLGSNFLQPQCVETNVQNANIYEENNLLPLEDIFIGTEAAITINEIRNINCADSNDKIVEFYRNIRKFYQCSFENAVKRFPLKEQFLYSLEFLDPVVTLDLTKHKNQIDCIINKFKSKFRSTRVANEWRLMPFYFSQEEKQKLLKLDIPRFWNSVSKITDSAGNQIFYNISSVAHLCLTLPHSNADVERFFSLVTKIKTKERNRLKPAMISAVMRIKLHLKNKNKNCVTYEIPDGMLELYNSNMYRST from the exons ATGGCTGTTCCTGGCCCAAGTTCAACTACTAAAACCTTGGATGTAGACAATGAATCAG GCAATGATAGTGGTATGGCTGTTTCTGGTCCAAGTTCAGCTATTAAAATCTTGGATGTAGACAATGAATCAG GCAGCATGTTTTCTGCGCCTCCTCCGAAAAAAATTTTTGCAAGGCAAAAATTTCGAGATGCCTGGTTGCAAGATTCAAAATTTGCATCGTGGTTAAAAAAGTGCGACAATCCATATAAAGCTAAGTGTGTCGTTTGCAACAGTACGTTCACGGCCGGAAAAAGTGACCTCCTTAAACATATGAAGACCATTGTGCACACTATAAGTATGCAAAAGAGAGGACTAGAAGAAGGAGATGCTACAACAGAAGATGTACAGGTCATCAATTTTCAGAACGATATTAAAAAAGCTGAATTACGATTCTGTTTGGACATTATTGAGCATAGTCGAAGCTTCCATTCGTTTGAACATTTTGCTAACATAATTGCAGTACCTGATTCGCCAGTAGGAAAAAACATATTCTTCAAAAGAACGAAAATTAGcgcaataataaaaaatgttctAAACAAATATATTGTTTCTGAAATGTCTGTAATCTTACAGAACAAGGTATTTTCTGTTATAGTAGATGAAAGTACTGATATTTCGGGAAcaaaaaatttatgtatattagTTAGATATGTGCACGAAGGACACATACAAACATATTTGTTAGATTATTTGCGTGTCATGGATGATACGGCAGAAAATCTATATAAATGCTTTCTGTGCTCATTAGAAAAGCATAACTTATCTGTAACAAATATAGTTGGTATCGGCGTTGATAATGCAAATGTGATGTTGGGTAAGCAGAACTTgttaatttctcatttattaGAAGATAACGAGGAAGTTTCTGTCTTCCCATGCACTTCTCACACCATGCATTTAATTGCATATCATGCAACGGATTGCCTTCCACATTATATTGAGCAGTTTCTTCATGCAATTCCATCCTACTTTTCTAAAAGTTCAAAAAGGCAAACTGTGTTAGAAAACACTCAACAGTTAATGAAAGCTGCACGAAAAAAAGTTATTCATCCTGCTATAACTCGATGGCTGGCATTATCAGAATGCATCGAAGTTGTGCTAGATCAATGGACAGTTTTGTTTACTGTGTTTGCAGAGGCCGTCATTGAGGATAAATCGAACACTGCCACCAGAATTTTCGATTGCTTTAATTGTCTTTACACGAAGGCATATCTGCAGTTTCTAAATTACATATTACAAATATTCACCCATTTTAATACAACTTTTCAGTCATCCATAATTTTGGTACATCGCTTGATAGAAGAGTGTGTTCGATTTTTGAGGCTTTTGGGGAGTAATTTCTTGCAACCACAGTGTGTCGAAACAAATGTGCAAAACGCCAACATTTATGAAGAAAACAATTTGCTTCCTCTTGAAGACATTTTCATTGGTACTGAAGCTGCCATCACAATTAACGAAATCAGAAACATAAATTGCGCAGACAGTAATGacaaaattgttgaattttatagaaatattagGAAATTCTACCAGTGTTCTTTTGAAAATGCGGTAAAGAGATTTCCATTAAaggaacaatttttatattccttAGAGTTCTTGGATCCGGTAGTAACCTTGGACCTAACAAAGCATAAAAATCAGATAgattgtattataaataaatttaagtctAAATTTCGGAGCACTCGTGTGGCAAATGAATGGCGTTTAATGccgttttatttttcacaagaagaaaagcaaaaattgttaaaattagaCATTCCACGATTTTGGAATTCAGTCAGTAAGATCACCGATTCTGCTGGTAACcaaattttttacaatatttcaagTGTAGCACATTTATGTTTGACGTTACCACACTCGAACGCCGATGTAGAGAGATTTTTTTCACTAGTCACAAAAattaaaacgaaagaaagaaacagattAAAACCTGCCATGATAAGTGCAGTTATGCGAAtcaaattacatttaaaaaataaaaataaaaattgcgttACATATGAAATTCCTGACGGAATGTTGGAATTGTACAATTCAAACATGTATCGTTCAACATAA